The following are encoded together in the Candidatus Zixiibacteriota bacterium genome:
- a CDS encoding phenylacetate--CoA ligase family protein — MYQKVVSDILYPLLALRRGSRELAILKELRKSERLSRDHLRDLRLRRLREVLLHADHHVAFFRDRFRAAGFDPATLRDFDDLAVIPPLTKADIQANRERLISNQFQRSDLIENRTGGSTGAPIVFYHERERWEQRQAATLRHNLWAGYRRGDKTALIWGHQTDLSALNSVKARLRNTLIDRQLILDSSDLSDVRLREFVGRYLRFRPSVILAYANSLALVVNFLKASQIELPPPRTIITSAEVLTSENRELIEGHFGVKVFDRYGSRETSVIASECSAHNGLHIGADYLHLEFVAGGKTVAPGESGEILVTVLGNLAFPFIRYQIGDVGAAAPEEECPCGVTLPKMKMVAGRTTDFLLAPDGRRVSGAALTIYLAAQVPGIRQAQIVQCVRDRLEFNLVTGPDFTEESRQLVREKVRHFFGADMSIEFHQVPEIPREASGKYRFSICEIKPEPKA, encoded by the coding sequence GTGTACCAGAAAGTCGTCTCTGATATCCTCTACCCGCTGCTGGCACTCCGACGCGGCAGCCGGGAACTGGCCATACTTAAGGAGTTGCGCAAGAGCGAACGCCTCTCGCGCGACCACCTGCGGGATCTTCGGCTGCGACGTTTGCGCGAAGTGCTCCTGCATGCCGACCACCATGTCGCCTTCTTCCGCGACCGCTTCCGCGCGGCTGGCTTCGACCCCGCGACCTTACGCGATTTTGATGATCTGGCAGTCATCCCGCCGCTGACCAAGGCCGACATCCAGGCAAATCGCGAGCGGCTGATTTCCAATCAATTCCAGCGATCGGATCTGATCGAGAACCGCACTGGCGGTTCCACCGGCGCGCCGATTGTCTTCTATCATGAGAGAGAACGCTGGGAGCAACGGCAAGCCGCCACGCTCCGCCACAATCTCTGGGCCGGTTACCGCCGCGGCGACAAGACCGCCCTGATCTGGGGCCACCAGACCGACCTGTCGGCATTGAATTCGGTGAAGGCCCGTCTACGCAACACGCTGATCGACCGCCAGTTGATTCTTGACAGCTCCGATCTCTCCGATGTGCGCCTGCGCGAATTCGTCGGGCGCTACCTACGGTTTCGACCTTCGGTGATCCTGGCCTATGCCAACTCCCTGGCGCTCGTTGTCAATTTTCTGAAAGCCAGTCAAATTGAACTGCCGCCGCCGCGCACGATCATCACCTCGGCGGAGGTGTTGACGTCGGAAAACCGTGAACTCATTGAGGGCCATTTCGGCGTGAAAGTCTTCGATCGCTACGGATCGCGCGAGACCTCGGTCATTGCCTCGGAATGCTCGGCTCACAATGGACTGCACATCGGCGCCGATTATCTGCATCTGGAATTTGTAGCCGGCGGGAAGACTGTCGCACCCGGAGAGTCGGGTGAGATCCTGGTCACCGTGCTCGGCAATCTGGCGTTTCCCTTCATTCGCTACCAGATCGGTGACGTCGGTGCAGCGGCCCCCGAGGAAGAGTGCCCTTGCGGGGTGACGTTGCCGAAAATGAAAATGGTGGCTGGCCGTACTACTGACTTCCTGCTCGCTCCCGACGGACGCAGAGTCTCCGGCGCGGCGCTCACCATCTACCTGGCCGCGCAGGTTCCTGGGATCAGGCAAGCGCAGATCGTGCAATGCGTCAGGGATCGGCTGGAATTCAACTTGGTGACCGGACCTGACTTCACCGAAGAATCGCGCCAATTGGTGCGAGAGAAGGTGCGGCACTTTTTCGGTGCGGACATGTCAATTGAATTCCACCAGGTGCCGGAGATCCCACGCGAAGCATCAGGGAAGTACCGATTCTCTATTTGCGAAATCAAGCCGGAGCCGAAAGCATGA
- a CDS encoding glycosyltransferase family 4 protein, giving the protein MRILIVAPSLNIMGGQAVQADLLLRNFRREDVAADFQPHDPVPWWPLNYLTRIKYLRTVIVSVFYLGGLLQRIPRHDVIHVFSASYLSFLLAPAPAILIAKLFGKRCILNYRSGEADDHLTRWRRSCHRIIRKADLIVVPSGYLVEIFGRHGFRAEAIFNISDFNIFKFRDRASVAPRVLVARNLEPLYDIETALRAFARFRDRYPQATIKIVGSGSDEKHLRRLVAEERIAGVTFTGRVEREAMARLFDEADIFLNASVIDNMPVAIIEAFYCGLPVVTTNAGGIPYVVRDRENGLLCAMRDDDALAQALVTVMEDSQLRAAIIAGGRADAARFSWEQVREQWAGVYLKVLGRT; this is encoded by the coding sequence GTGCGCATACTCATTGTTGCGCCGTCGCTCAACATCATGGGCGGCCAGGCCGTGCAGGCCGACCTCCTGCTGCGCAACTTCCGCCGAGAAGACGTCGCTGCAGATTTCCAGCCGCACGATCCGGTTCCGTGGTGGCCGCTGAACTATCTGACGCGCATCAAGTATCTGCGTACGGTGATCGTCTCGGTCTTCTACCTTGGCGGGCTGCTGCAGCGCATTCCGCGTCATGATGTCATCCACGTCTTCAGCGCTTCGTACTTGTCGTTTCTGCTGGCGCCGGCGCCGGCGATTTTGATCGCCAAGCTCTTCGGCAAGAGGTGCATTCTCAACTACCGTTCCGGTGAGGCCGACGACCACCTTACGCGCTGGCGGCGAAGCTGCCATCGGATCATTCGCAAGGCCGACCTGATCGTTGTGCCTTCAGGATACCTGGTCGAAATCTTCGGCCGGCACGGCTTTCGAGCGGAGGCGATCTTCAACATCTCCGACTTCAACATTTTCAAATTCCGCGATCGCGCGAGCGTCGCGCCACGGGTGCTGGTGGCGCGCAACCTCGAACCGCTGTACGATATCGAAACGGCTCTGCGCGCGTTTGCCCGCTTCCGCGACCGCTATCCACAGGCCACAATCAAGATTGTCGGCAGCGGCTCCGACGAGAAACACCTGCGCCGCTTGGTTGCCGAGGAAAGAATCGCGGGAGTGACCTTCACCGGTCGAGTCGAGCGCGAAGCCATGGCCCGTCTGTTCGACGAAGCCGACATTTTCCTGAACGCCTCTGTCATCGACAACATGCCGGTCGCGATCATTGAGGCTTTCTACTGCGGCCTGCCGGTCGTCACGACCAATGCCGGCGGCATTCCGTATGTCGTGCGCGATCGGGAGAACGGCCTGCTGTGCGCAATGCGTGACGACGATGCGCTGGCGCAGGCACTAGTTACAGTTATGGAAGATTCGCAACTGCGTGCGGCAATCATCGCCGGCGGCCGCGCCGACGCTGCCCGCTTCAGCTGGGAGCAGGTGCGCGAGCAATGGGCCGGCGTCTACTTGAAGGTGCTTGGCCGAACATGA
- a CDS encoding heparinase II/III family protein, with protein sequence MSKFAKVLRKVAAGNFRELTFRAREQLNRRRERRHHAAGRSWFCPENYREIFTEAFSRTYGGVESLDLRQALRDKDPARFFPGFSRSTEFPEFVRRHAPDDQARIQDYAHSILQGSFPVFHRPPISYGSPTSWNFDPDARRSAPEAFYAEVPYLDSDLAGDSKIIWELSRLQFVYDLAQAYLLTGEEQFSAHFWTLLSDWNRHNRDYHGINFCSALEFAFRAQSVAWAVFAFRGSESVTPAVAADAYRLLHISGRFLRDHLSVYFAPNTHLLGEAYGLYLLGTVFPEFCEAAEWRSCGRRLLLQELDRQFTHDDLHAEMTTCYHAYALEFTLSFLLLAERNGDPLPPAVRRRLTGMVETLRLLQRPDGRWPAIGDDDGGRLYFLSRPAAQDYSPILTAATRYLGIHQADEAVSLEAFWLAPKAETVGSGEQIASALLKDSGLLVSRAQDCYSVFQFGRFGYLDSPHSHADHLHLEIAVGEDALLIDPGTYSYTGNRAGRNQFRSCLAHNGPRIFGAEYYDPEDVFAWTAQPACRLSAYLRCDASEYFRAAYSVNLDGGNLVELERAVIFLSEGGWLVADSVIAQKPVQAAWDFRAAQPIQWKEKTGIIAGRRSSLTILPFGLYSCDVEMTNSWVPIDYGRGHWGGSLRVIAHFARETHLGWVLLPGAAAPGRRSGAEPAQLYERTQTNAPENEAEQFYLFRFEESPDQRLDTDAEFGYASFGPLEAAHIVLVNASRLKFNGGELFRAAHPLQYVDLTFDGAVWVLRVSRADGIIAPDPSMSRIVTVGNEA encoded by the coding sequence ATGAGCAAATTCGCCAAAGTGCTGCGCAAGGTCGCCGCGGGCAATTTCCGTGAATTGACGTTTCGGGCGCGCGAACAACTGAACCGCCGGCGCGAACGCCGACATCATGCTGCCGGGCGTTCGTGGTTCTGTCCCGAGAACTATCGTGAGATTTTCACGGAAGCGTTCTCGCGTACTTACGGTGGCGTCGAGAGCCTCGATCTCCGGCAGGCGCTGCGAGACAAGGACCCAGCTCGCTTCTTTCCCGGGTTCTCGCGATCGACCGAGTTTCCGGAATTCGTCCGTCGTCACGCGCCGGATGATCAGGCCCGAATCCAGGATTATGCCCATAGCATTCTCCAAGGCTCCTTTCCGGTTTTTCACCGGCCGCCGATTTCTTATGGATCGCCGACCTCGTGGAATTTCGACCCCGACGCGCGTCGGTCGGCGCCGGAGGCGTTTTATGCCGAGGTTCCGTATTTAGACTCCGATCTTGCCGGCGATTCGAAGATCATCTGGGAGCTGTCGCGCCTGCAGTTTGTGTATGACTTGGCGCAAGCCTACCTCCTGACTGGCGAAGAGCAGTTTTCGGCGCACTTTTGGACATTATTGTCCGATTGGAACCGACACAATCGCGACTATCACGGGATCAACTTCTGTTCCGCGCTCGAGTTTGCGTTTCGCGCACAGTCGGTCGCGTGGGCGGTCTTCGCCTTCCGCGGGAGCGAGTCGGTCACGCCTGCGGTGGCGGCGGACGCGTATCGGCTGCTTCATATAAGCGGCCGCTTCCTGCGTGATCATCTTTCGGTCTATTTCGCGCCCAATACGCATCTATTGGGTGAAGCCTACGGCCTATACCTCCTCGGTACGGTGTTTCCCGAATTTTGCGAAGCCGCCGAATGGCGCTCATGTGGCCGTCGGCTGCTCCTCCAGGAGCTTGATCGCCAATTCACTCACGACGACCTGCACGCGGAAATGACGACCTGTTATCATGCCTATGCGCTGGAATTTACACTGTCGTTCCTCCTTCTGGCCGAGCGCAACGGCGATCCTCTGCCGCCGGCTGTCCGCCGACGGTTGACGGGAATGGTCGAAACCCTGCGCCTTCTGCAGCGCCCCGACGGCCGCTGGCCGGCGATCGGCGATGACGATGGCGGCCGCCTTTACTTTCTCTCGCGGCCGGCGGCCCAAGACTACTCGCCGATTCTGACCGCCGCCACCCGTTATCTTGGCATTCATCAGGCGGATGAAGCAGTTTCACTCGAAGCCTTCTGGCTTGCCCCCAAAGCGGAGACGGTTGGAAGCGGCGAACAAATCGCATCAGCACTGCTGAAGGACAGCGGTCTGTTAGTGTCGCGTGCTCAAGACTGCTATTCGGTGTTCCAGTTCGGCCGGTTTGGCTATCTGGATTCGCCGCATTCGCACGCCGATCACCTGCACCTGGAGATCGCTGTCGGCGAAGATGCGCTGTTAATCGACCCCGGCACGTATAGCTACACCGGTAATCGGGCCGGCCGCAATCAATTCCGTTCGTGCCTGGCCCATAACGGTCCGCGCATTTTTGGCGCCGAGTATTACGATCCGGAGGACGTATTTGCCTGGACAGCCCAGCCGGCTTGTCGACTGTCCGCCTATTTGCGCTGTGACGCGTCGGAATACTTCCGCGCCGCATATTCGGTAAATCTTGATGGCGGGAACTTGGTCGAGTTGGAGCGCGCGGTGATTTTCCTGAGCGAAGGCGGCTGGCTGGTAGCCGATTCTGTAATTGCGCAGAAGCCGGTGCAGGCGGCCTGGGATTTTCGTGCCGCGCAACCGATACAGTGGAAGGAAAAGACCGGCATCATTGCCGGTCGGCGATCCAGCCTGACGATACTTCCTTTTGGTCTCTATTCCTGCGATGTCGAGATGACCAATTCCTGGGTACCAATCGATTATGGCCGCGGACACTGGGGCGGATCGTTGCGCGTCATTGCCCACTTCGCCAGAGAGACTCACCTCGGCTGGGTACTGCTTCCCGGAGCTGCTGCTCCCGGCCGTCGAAGCGGCGCAGAACCGGCACAACTCTACGAACGAACGCAAACCAACGCCCCGGAAAACGAGGCCGAGCAGTTCTATCTTTTCCGCTTCGAAGAAAGCCCGGACCAGCGCCTTGATACCGACGCGGAATTCGGCTATGCCTCTTTCGGCCCGCTGGAAGCCGCGCACATTGTCCTTGTCAACGCTTCACGACTGAAGTTCAATGGAGGCGAGCTCTTTCGCGCAGCTCATCCGCTGCAGTATGTCGACCTGACCTTCGACGGTGCCGTCTGGGTCTTGCGCGTCAGTCGTGCCGACGGCATCATCGCACCTGACCCGTCAATGAGTCGCATCGTTACCGTTGGGAACGAGGCATAG
- a CDS encoding glycosyltransferase codes for MRVLWIKSDFPLPADTGGKIRTKHLLVELARRADVTFLCYVPPDHPKRYIDELEATGVRVEAIPRGEEIKSGPGFYFRVLRNLTSQRPYIVKKYMSPEMTALVRELGTPDRHDVALCDFLEMAWCAEHVQGLPTVLFEHNVETMIWRRYHQVESNFLKRLYFDYEQGRVARTERAACAEFDVVLTVSRDDGELLKQDFGLKTYTMLPTGVDVEYFQPQTGEIAGRLVFCGSMDWMPNIDGFWWFYRSIYPRIRKAFPAVSFAVVGRRPGPEIVATTHADRDTLVTGTVDDVRPYVAAAQLYLVPLRVGGGTRIKIYEAMAMKKCVISTSIGAEGLPLVNGEHLVIADGEEAFADAVKELLLDANKRSRIAEAGYRLVTEHYSWSRAASVLYDALKALVASRTSS; via the coding sequence GTGAGAGTCCTCTGGATCAAGTCTGACTTTCCGCTGCCCGCCGATACTGGCGGCAAAATTCGCACGAAGCACCTGCTGGTCGAACTCGCCCGGCGCGCCGACGTCACCTTTCTCTGCTATGTCCCGCCCGACCATCCGAAGCGGTATATCGACGAATTGGAAGCGACCGGCGTTCGCGTGGAGGCGATTCCGCGCGGGGAGGAGATCAAGTCCGGCCCCGGTTTCTATTTCCGCGTCTTGCGCAATCTGACATCACAGCGGCCTTACATTGTCAAGAAATACATGTCTCCGGAAATGACTGCGCTCGTCCGCGAATTGGGGACACCTGACAGGCACGATGTCGCCCTCTGTGATTTCCTGGAGATGGCCTGGTGCGCCGAGCACGTCCAAGGCCTGCCGACGGTGCTCTTCGAGCACAACGTCGAGACCATGATCTGGCGACGGTACCACCAAGTGGAGTCAAACTTTCTGAAGCGGCTCTATTTTGACTACGAGCAGGGAAGAGTCGCACGGACGGAACGTGCGGCCTGCGCCGAATTTGACGTAGTACTGACAGTATCCAGGGATGACGGCGAACTTCTGAAGCAGGACTTTGGTCTGAAAACATACACGATGTTGCCGACCGGCGTCGACGTGGAGTATTTTCAACCTCAGACCGGCGAGATCGCTGGACGCCTGGTGTTTTGCGGATCGATGGATTGGATGCCGAATATCGACGGCTTTTGGTGGTTCTATCGGTCAATCTACCCGCGAATCCGAAAGGCCTTCCCTGCAGTATCCTTTGCAGTTGTTGGGAGGCGTCCCGGACCGGAGATAGTGGCCACTACGCACGCCGACAGAGACACTTTGGTTACCGGCACAGTTGATGATGTGCGTCCGTATGTCGCGGCGGCGCAGCTCTATCTGGTACCACTGCGGGTCGGCGGCGGGACAAGAATCAAGATCTATGAAGCGATGGCCATGAAGAAATGCGTCATCTCCACCTCGATCGGTGCCGAGGGACTGCCGTTAGTCAATGGCGAGCACCTGGTTATCGCCGACGGCGAGGAGGCATTTGCCGATGCCGTCAAGGAATTGTTGCTTGACGCCAACA
- a CDS encoding phenylacetate--CoA ligase family protein, which translates to MSLANRFVRSIGYPLLLAYRGESALLRHYRDLRRFWGASPEELERHRLEKLRLLLRHAAATSPFHRDRLAAVGLSAGTIQNCDDIRVLPLLDKDDLNQQMDRILSNAFPREQLIESSTGGSSGVPLTFYRDRDVTAVRRAQDYFFNARLEILPGTKRAWVWGSPIDVDQVASLKGRLANFLSERAIYFYSFDAGREAIVAFIRQLQTHRPDAIYAYPNMLAVIAEQIRESGAHVPPVLRIITTAEPTYDWQRELFRAVFACDTYERYGAREIGTVAAAGPEHNGMVVFEPTYYLEVLDEQGRTVAGNGMGELVVTDLYNLAMPLIRYRTGDLVKLEAASPAAESSWRRITAVGGRVVDLIIRPDGARIAGEAIIMALRTSGLQQKVQVVQTAPQAFRVRHLSGAVIADDVKSRFRSRLEGLLGGAVTIDYQAVGELKYDKSGKYRYVTSECNVRR; encoded by the coding sequence ATGAGCCTGGCGAATCGATTCGTGCGCTCGATTGGGTACCCGCTTCTGCTGGCGTACCGCGGGGAGTCCGCCCTGTTACGTCACTATCGAGATCTGCGGCGATTCTGGGGCGCTTCTCCGGAAGAGCTCGAACGCCATCGTCTTGAGAAACTCCGCCTGTTGTTGCGCCACGCGGCGGCTACGTCGCCATTCCATCGCGACCGTCTGGCTGCCGTCGGATTGAGTGCGGGCACGATCCAGAACTGCGATGACATTCGTGTCCTGCCGTTGCTGGACAAGGATGATCTGAATCAGCAGATGGATCGCATCCTGTCGAACGCCTTCCCGCGCGAACAGTTGATCGAGTCTTCCACCGGCGGCTCCAGCGGCGTGCCGTTGACGTTTTATCGCGATCGTGACGTGACGGCCGTGCGACGGGCGCAGGACTACTTTTTCAATGCACGCCTCGAAATCCTCCCGGGAACCAAACGCGCCTGGGTCTGGGGTTCACCGATCGACGTTGATCAGGTCGCCTCCCTTAAGGGGCGCCTGGCCAACTTCTTGTCCGAGCGTGCGATCTATTTCTACAGTTTCGACGCCGGTCGGGAAGCGATAGTTGCGTTTATCAGGCAATTGCAGACGCATCGTCCGGACGCCATCTATGCCTATCCGAACATGCTCGCCGTCATTGCCGAGCAGATTCGCGAGTCTGGCGCTCACGTGCCGCCGGTGCTGCGCATCATCACCACTGCCGAACCGACGTATGATTGGCAACGCGAGCTGTTTCGTGCGGTCTTTGCCTGTGATACCTACGAGCGTTATGGCGCGCGCGAGATCGGCACCGTCGCTGCTGCGGGGCCGGAACACAACGGAATGGTCGTCTTCGAGCCGACATACTACTTGGAGGTCCTTGACGAGCAAGGCCGGACAGTCGCGGGGAACGGCATGGGCGAGCTGGTGGTTACCGATCTCTACAATCTTGCCATGCCGCTGATTCGATACCGCACTGGCGATTTGGTCAAGCTCGAAGCGGCATCTCCCGCCGCCGAATCCAGTTGGCGGCGGATCACGGCGGTCGGCGGCCGCGTGGTTGATTTGATCATCCGTCCGGACGGTGCGCGAATCGCCGGGGAGGCGATCATCATGGCGCTTCGCACCAGCGGCCTGCAACAGAAGGTGCAGGTTGTGCAGACCGCGCCGCAGGCGTTTCGGGTCCGCCACTTGTCCGGTGCAGTGATCGCGGATGACGTTAAGAGCCGCTTTCGATCACGGCTGGAAGGGCTTCTAGGGGGAGCAGTGACGATTGATTATCAGGCGGTTGGGGAGTTGAAGTACGACAAGTCCGGCAAGTACCGTTATGTTACGAGCGAGTGCAATGTCCGCCGTTAG
- the asnB gene encoding asparagine synthase (glutamine-hydrolyzing), with product MCGICGLVYKDPDRHVEPDTVKRMTAKLVHRGPDDHGYYFDRNVGFGHRRLSIVDLAGGHQPMTNADETIWIVYNGEIYNHRDLRRDLETRGYRYRTLSDTETIINTIAADGSAGLHKLRGMFVFALHDRRVNSVFIARDRLGIKPLYYVDTPEFFGFASEIKALLELPGICRELNHRALLQVLALKYTCDDTTLFCGIHKLEPGHYLELKDGIVSIVRYWDCGQIQIDPAISEQDAATRLRELLDESISLRLMADVPLGMFLSGGIDSTIIAARMARMVERPIATFSVAFAEREANELEYARLAARHAGADQHEVTMSTEDFFQLLPRMIYHEDEPMAHPSSVALYKVSELAGKHVKVVLTGEGSDELFGGYERYYQTLYNFRADRLLRWVLPASLRRRVIRPMIDALPYKLPYRNKAVRTAMYLDADLESLLLDNYSTFSRAWLKRLLSGPLWQGIDPGTVYAAYFEHHSRSSSDSPLARMLYADVKTYLVELLMKQDQMSMAASIESRVPFLDHKLVEFAFQLPDHMKIKRFNTKRVLRQAFRKDIPQAILTRSKAGFPVPIRRWFAEEYHDAARQMILGDDSLCLELFDRSVIEQMFQLHRAGKYNYSDQIWTLLNLEIWHSIFFKGCTPEAIRICP from the coding sequence ATGTGCGGAATTTGCGGACTGGTTTACAAAGATCCTGATCGGCACGTTGAGCCCGACACCGTTAAGCGCATGACGGCAAAACTCGTCCATCGCGGCCCCGACGACCACGGCTACTACTTCGACCGCAACGTCGGTTTCGGTCACCGTCGCCTCTCCATTGTTGATCTGGCGGGAGGACATCAGCCGATGACCAATGCCGACGAGACGATCTGGATTGTTTACAACGGCGAGATCTATAATCACCGCGATTTACGCCGCGACTTGGAAACCCGGGGTTATCGCTACCGCACGCTCTCCGACACCGAGACGATCATAAACACCATTGCCGCCGACGGCAGCGCCGGACTGCACAAGCTGCGCGGCATGTTTGTCTTTGCGCTGCATGATCGGCGCGTCAATTCCGTCTTCATCGCGCGCGACCGGCTTGGAATCAAGCCGCTCTACTACGTCGACACACCGGAATTTTTCGGTTTCGCGTCCGAAATCAAAGCCTTGCTGGAGCTGCCGGGAATCTGCCGCGAGTTGAATCACCGGGCACTCCTGCAAGTATTGGCGCTCAAGTACACCTGCGACGACACGACGCTCTTCTGCGGAATCCATAAACTCGAACCAGGCCACTATCTGGAGCTCAAGGACGGGATCGTCAGCATCGTCCGCTATTGGGATTGCGGGCAGATTCAAATTGACCCGGCCATCTCCGAGCAAGACGCTGCCACACGCTTACGCGAACTGCTGGACGAATCGATCAGTCTCCGGTTAATGGCGGACGTGCCGCTCGGCATGTTTCTCTCCGGCGGAATCGACTCCACAATAATCGCCGCCCGGATGGCCCGGATGGTCGAACGTCCGATCGCAACCTTCAGCGTTGCTTTCGCGGAACGAGAGGCTAACGAGCTTGAGTACGCCCGACTCGCTGCCCGCCACGCCGGTGCCGATCAGCACGAAGTGACGATGTCGACCGAGGACTTCTTTCAGCTCCTCCCGCGCATGATTTATCACGAAGACGAGCCGATGGCTCACCCGTCATCGGTCGCGCTCTACAAAGTCTCTGAATTGGCCGGCAAACATGTCAAGGTGGTATTGACCGGGGAAGGTTCCGATGAGCTCTTCGGCGGCTACGAGCGGTACTATCAGACCTTGTACAACTTCCGCGCCGATCGTCTGCTGCGCTGGGTGCTGCCGGCCTCGCTCCGACGTCGGGTGATCCGGCCGATGATCGACGCGCTGCCGTACAAGCTGCCATATCGCAACAAGGCCGTCCGCACGGCGATGTATCTCGATGCCGATTTGGAGTCGCTACTGCTCGACAACTATTCAACCTTCTCGCGCGCCTGGCTGAAGCGGCTTCTGTCCGGCCCCTTGTGGCAGGGCATCGACCCCGGGACCGTCTATGCGGCCTACTTCGAACACCACTCTCGCTCCAGTTCTGATTCGCCGCTCGCGCGCATGCTCTACGCCGATGTCAAGACCTACTTGGTGGAACTGCTGATGAAGCAGGATCAGATGTCGATGGCAGCCTCAATCGAGTCACGCGTGCCGTTTCTCGATCACAAACTGGTCGAGTTCGCGTTTCAACTGCCCGATCACATGAAGATCAAACGCTTTAACACGAAGCGAGTTCTCCGACAAGCCTTCAGGAAAGACATCCCGCAAGCGATCCTCACTCGTTCCAAAGCCGGCTTTCCGGTTCCGATCCGACGATGGTTTGCCGAGGAGTATCATGATGCAGCTCGGCAAATGATCCTGGGCGATGACTCGCTCTGCCTCGAGCTCTTCGACCGCAGCGTCATCGAGCAGATGTTCCAACTGCATCGGGCAGGGAAGTACAATTACTCCGATCAGATTTGGACCCTTCTGAATCTCGAGATCTGGCACTCAATCTTTTTCAAAGGCTGCACTCCGGAAGCCATAAGGATTTGTCCGTGA
- a CDS encoding 4Fe-4S binding protein has protein sequence MTRLLARTALIFVMALFLANLTPALLAQATESGPSDPAAEHSHQTPADTAASSATTASPTHGDQQEAEPTIWTIMSAPKYLTMLGLMAAGLILLFARAINLWVRLVGLAVIFVVFGSDQIFPLHPSPMCAVTKLFMFRFTHGEWFVGFLTFFLIIFVPSLIGRKLFCGWVCPLGAFQELINKIPVKWRIKQFNFTAFNAVRFMLLVMFFLTFFWAKSYMDALGAETGMAGTPLWKAYSAYSVYDPINYFEYLHWTFNTLFWITMPILVLASLALYRPFCYLICPIGAFSWLLEKIAPARVRINRQTCNDCGVCVIKSPCPTIKPLLKGDSLGLPDCTSCGECIRTCPKKSISFGFKA, from the coding sequence GTGACCAGACTTCTCGCACGTACCGCTCTCATCTTCGTGATGGCTCTGTTCCTCGCGAATCTCACTCCTGCCTTGCTGGCGCAAGCGACCGAGTCCGGGCCGAGCGATCCCGCGGCCGAGCACAGTCACCAAACCCCCGCCGATACGGCAGCATCTTCAGCGACTACGGCAAGTCCCACGCATGGTGACCAACAAGAAGCGGAACCGACGATTTGGACCATTATGTCGGCGCCGAAGTATCTGACGATGCTGGGCTTGATGGCGGCCGGGTTGATCCTGCTCTTTGCGCGGGCGATAAACCTCTGGGTGCGCTTGGTCGGTCTGGCGGTGATCTTCGTGGTGTTTGGGAGTGATCAGATCTTTCCGCTGCATCCAAGTCCGATGTGCGCCGTGACCAAGTTATTTATGTTCCGCTTCACGCACGGCGAGTGGTTTGTCGGTTTCCTGACCTTTTTCCTGATCATCTTCGTGCCGAGCCTGATCGGCCGTAAGCTGTTCTGCGGCTGGGTCTGTCCGCTGGGAGCGTTTCAAGAATTGATCAACAAGATTCCGGTCAAATGGCGAATCAAGCAGTTCAATTTCACCGCCTTTAATGCCGTGCGCTTCATGCTGCTGGTAATGTTCTTCCTGACGTTCTTCTGGGCGAAATCATACATGGATGCCCTCGGAGCGGAGACCGGCATGGCCGGCACGCCGCTCTGGAAGGCCTATTCCGCATACAGCGTCTACGACCCGATCAATTACTTTGAATACCTGCACTGGACCTTCAACACGCTTTTCTGGATCACTATGCCGATCCTGGTGCTCGCCAGCCTGGCACTCTATCGGCCATTCTGCTATCTGATTTGCCCCATCGGTGCGTTCAGTTGGTTGTTGGAGAAGATCGCGCCGGCCCGGGTGCGTATCAATCGCCAGACCTGCAATGATTGCGGCGTTTGTGTGATCAAGTCTCCGTGTCCGACAATCAAACCGCTGCTCAAGGGCGATTCGCTTGGCTTGCCGGATTGCACCTCCTGTGGCGAGTGCATCCGCACCTGCCCGAAGAAATCGATTTCCTTCGGCTTCAAAGCCTGA